DNA from Mesotoga sp. UBA6090:
TCAGAGCGGGAAGATCCAGCCAACCTATCCTTCGTGCTCTACCCGTTGTTGCGCCGAATTCCTTTCCTCTTTCCCGCAGAAGCCCACCCACCTCGGAGAGCTCTTCTGTCGGAAAGGGGCCAGCTCCTACTCGCGTTGTGTAAGCTTTGAGAACCCCGTAGACACTGTCCAGTTCAAAGGTAGAGAACCCTACCGAGGATACTCCATGAGCCATACATGCCCCCGATGTCACAAAGGGATATGTTCCGAAATCCAGGTCCAGAAGAACACCCTGAGCTCCTTCAAACAAGACGGAAGTACTCCTGAAGACTCTATACATGTCTACTGCACTCGTGAAATTGACGCAGAGCCTTTCAAGCTCAGCTCTAAGACCTTGCAAATAGACCAACATTTCCTCTATAGAAACGGCGAAGTCCCTGTTATACTTGCTTCGCTTCATGTGATATATCGCTTCGAGTCTTTCTCTCAAGAGTACCTCGTCAAAGAGAACGAAGAGCTTCAGCCCCTCTCTTGATGCCTTATCTGTATAAGCAGGTCCTATCCCTCTGCCCGTTGTCCCGATCGGTACCCTGCGCATCGTCTCAAGCAATAAGTCTTCTTCTTTGTGCCAAGGAAGAACGATGAAGGCTTCGGGATCAAGATAGAATCTACTGGAGATGCCCGGGAAATCTCTTTCCAGGATTTTCAGTTCCTCAATCAACTGCCCAACATCTATTACCATTCCTGCACCAAGAAAGCCCTTCGAATCAAT
Protein-coding regions in this window:
- a CDS encoding adenylosuccinate synthase, yielding MKKLAVVGAQWGDEGKGKVVNYFSRDFEWIVRFSGGANAGHTIYVGDKKYVNHLLPSINPVIDSKGFLGAGMVIDVGQLIEELKILERDFPGISSRFYLDPEAFIVLPWHKEEDLLLETMRRVPIGTTGRGIGPAYTDKASREGLKLFVLFDEVLLRERLEAIYHMKRSKYNRDFAVSIEEMLVYLQGLRAELERLCVNFTSAVDMYRVFRSTSVLFEGAQGVLLDLDFGTYPFVTSGACMAHGVSSVGFSTFELDSVYGVLKAYTTRVGAGPFPTEELSEVGGLLRERGKEFGATTGRARRIGWLDLPALRYAKIRSGLTGFVITKGDVLNGLDEVKVCVAYDVDGVVKELPSTSYDFFRAKPIYETVSGWPVTDHINFLKYMTFIEKETGVEIDYISYGPKTEEMKTRNDLIMSI